attaaaatgacagGATAAACAATAATTTAGTgattactaaaacaaaacaaaacaacaaaaaacccttagGGCCGAATGgcatggcccatgcctgtaatctcagcagtcaGGGatgctaaagcaggaggatccagaattcaaagccagcctcagcaacttagcaaggagcTAAGctactcagtcagaccctgtctctaaataaaatacaaaaaagggctggggatgtggctcagtgattaagtgcccctgaattcaatccccggtaacaaacaaaaaaacccttagGTTCTCCTGTTGCAACTCTACATCATTTTCTATAGTCTATAAGGCAGTGATAATGCCCCAACAATAAACTTAATATAATGTTTAAGTGTTTGGtaaattatttacttaaatgAAGAAATCTATATAGTTTAGGATTTTCTTACTCCCACCTCTCTGCTCCACTTATAACTTCCTCAAAAAAATCTTTATGAGATCAAGTTTAAAGTTGCCTAGAAAAACTTAATGCCCTGTTAGGTTTgtcatagcattttaaaattcactgtgTGAGCATGAGACAATTGAGGCAGTTACACTCATCATGTCAGCACTGCAATCCATGAAAACACCACTCTGGAACTATAATACATATAGAAAGAGCTCTTATATATTATGAATTGAACTAGAAACTTATTAACAAAGATTATCAacaattctcattttaaaataaccttaCTAATATTAACCCAGCAATTACTTCCCAAAGTTCAGGACCCTCTTACCTGTTGCACAGGATTTATCATATCAAGAGTTTCTTTGCCCCAATAGCATTTCACAACATGACCTTCAATAGTAGTACCATTAACAGAAACAATTGCATGTGCGGCACTTTCATGGGAATTAAACCTATTGAAAAcaatattaagaatcaataaaaattcttttaaattgaatttaagaataagacctatttttaaaatcaaggcaAATAAACTCAATAGCCGTTTGGCAGGGGAAAAAAGATCAAGATGATCTTAAGGTAGAACAAGCAGTTGGTTGGTTTTCTTTGCCATTTCTTTCAAAGATCTTTTAGTTCTGGAGAAACTTTTCTAAATAGAGGATATGTTTTATTGGCCTTGTGTTGGAAGAAGGGAGAATAAAACATACAGGAGCAAAAACGCTGTATGCTAGAGAAATTTCCATGTCTTTATAAATGAGGTAAATTCTTAAGAAACCATTGTTAAATGTTCAGAAATTATTTGAGGGGGGAAAGTTTTCACAAAAAACATCCCTACCTCACAAATGAATATCCTTTATCTGGAAAGACTCGAATTTCCATTATTTGCCCAAATGGTGAAAAAGTCTGACGCATTAGTTGTTCTGTTagacaaaaaaaacacaaaaacaaaagaaaccacaCTCAGTTATAGtaaaatcctaaaaatattaaGCTTCTTAGCTTAAAGATTAATTTCCAGATAGCACATAGGTAAAGCTCCCATACCTGTTAGTCCAGAAGTAACACCTCCACAGTAAACAGTACAGTTGCTTGGACTAGACTGATTTACAACCTCATCATATGATAGCTGTTTAGTGTTTGCTGGAGAAGgaaaaagttttacattttcaattcattaaataaatgttcaGAAGGACAAAAGCAGCATTAACTACACTACTATAATAGCAATATTTGATCAAAATGCTTAGAGAACACACATTACATTTGACATTAGGATTAAACCTCCCCCAAGAATGTCTAAAAAATTAGCCATTATTCTCTATGTAATAGGAGACTTGACATTAGAGATTGAATAtcatttactatttaaaaattacaaaaatgaaaactaagtACATTTTTGAACAGTAGTCTTGATTTGCTTCTCATCTATTTCTGCAATAAGTCTCCGGGAACAGCTCTAACATTTACAATCTAGtgtatttttctccaaaattccacatttccttttcttctccaatACACCTACACTCATATGTACTCTTTGGAGCTGGAGGCTTTCGGGTTGCCCAGTTAGTTCTGATTTGTCGTCCACCAAGCCATTGGCCACCCATCTGTTGAATAGCGTTTTCGGCATCCTGTTCCGCACAATATTAGAAATGACAAAGAATATACCATTAGTAGATGGTAAACAACTTTTAGCGGTAGTCATAACTTTGTGCTTTTTGTTAGTGTTTTTTAGTGAAGGTACTTTATTAAACATACAATATATGACAGCTTTCTAAAAATGCAATGGTGATGCTAGGCACGGTGACGCATGCCtaggtaatcccagcagcttgggaggctgcatgttcaaagccagtctcggcaatggtgagtcactaagcaactcagtgagaccctgtctctaaataataaacaaaataagactagggatgtggctcagtggttgaatgcccctgagtttgatcccccaccaaaaaatgcAATGGTGCTAaactgggcgcagtggcgcacacctgtaatgtcagaggctggggaggctgaggcaagagaagcCCCCacattcaagggcagcctcagcaacttagagagaccctgcctcaaaataaaaaataaatagggctggggatatagttcagtggtttagctcccctgggttcaatctctggtatcactcacacactcacacacacacacacacacacacacacacagagcaatggtgccttttaattatcttttttggATATCAGACTTTGGTAACATTAATTATCTGAAAAAGTCCGAGTCCCAATCCCCTAATAATAAGGTTAGCTATCATCAACTTTATGCAAAAACTCAacctaatataaataaaaattttattttacacgATCCCAACAAACTTATTAATGATAGTATTGGGTTTCTCATTCATCTAAAAGTAAATATGGAGTTCTAGGTACTAGGTTAAGAGCTGGGGATACACTGTGGTAGGAGGacaaaaagcaattataaattgTGGTAGGTACCATGACAGGAACAAAATACTAAGATAAATAATATGGGCATGGGGATCTATTTTAGACAGCATGAGTAGGAAAATGCTTTTTTTTGggtcctgggattgaactcaggagtatttgaccactgagccacatcccagccctattctgtattttatttagagacaaggtctcactgagttgcttagcgctcactttttactgaggctggctttgaattcgtgattctcctgcctcagcctcccgagccactgggattataggtgtgtgccaccaagcctggcaggaaagtgctttttaaaatgacataatcTGAGACTGTGAAGAGCACAAGATAGCCAAGTCAAAATAAAGGGGAAGTAAGCCCCAGTAGATGGAAAAGCACTGCCAGTTCTAAGGCAGGAAAGAGTTTGGTCTGTGTCACAAAAACATGTGGAAGATTAGTTTCAACAGAATCTAGTGCATAAAAAGGGAGAGTGCCAGAGAACTGAAAAACTTTAAGAAAGAGCATCATGATCTAATCTGTTTtctttggtagcagggattgaaccaagaagCTGAGGCTATTATAAgtataacatatattttttattttgagaaagggtcttgctaaattgcttaaggtctcattaagttgctgaggctggctttgaacttgagatcctcctgcttcaacctcctgagccattgtgattacaggcatatgtcaccataCCAGCTTGATCCATGTTTTAAGGGCATTCTTAGTGCTAGAAGAatggtttagggaaatggatattAAAAGGAAAAGGACACTTTGAGACTACTTCAAcattgcagatttttaaaaatgctgttggCCAGTAGCTGTGGCTATAATCTAAAAGAAAGGCCAACAAAATGGGGTACTGGGAAGGACACAGTAAGCAAAAGGGGACAAATCTAAGATAATTCCTAGGTTCCTGCTTCAGAAGTTGGAAGGACAGTGGCAGCTTTAACTAAAATGAGAACAGACTAGGAGGGAGGTGGGGAACAGGTTTGAGGGATAAATGAAGAGTTCTGCTTATAAGTTTAAGATGTCTGTGACTCATCTAAACAAAGACCATTTGATTCTAGTTCTGACTAAATATGCATtcactagtgattttttttttttttaagagagaggagagagagggagagagagagagaattttaatatttattttttagtatttggcggacacaacatctttgtctgtatgtggtgctgaggatcgaacccgggctgcatgcatgccaggcgagagcgctaccgcttgagccacacccccagccccgcactagtgattttttaaataggagAAACTTACATTCCATATTCTCAAATGGGAAAAATGAGTTCTAGCCCACCCAAACCTGCAACTTAATTTCCCTACATTGTATTAACCACCTTCAAAACCTATGAATCAATACCCTAAGGAACTCAAATTAATTGTGGCTATTAATCCATCGTATAAATTGTTTATCTTTCCAAAATATTATACTGTGACTAACAATAAAGTAAAACTAtgcttcataattattttattttctcaccttATAGGAAAAATATCTTATAATTGATAGATGGGACACGTACATTACTGATCTTGTTTCTTTTCACTTGTCAAGATGCTTTACAATTTCTAACTTTTCTTCTAATATATGGGTTCTTTCCAATACTATAAGCTTACCTACTTTCttcacagatttttctttttttagaagacAGTTATATTTCATATAGTGAAGATGATAGCTATACTATACAATACATTGACACAAACACCTGATCATCTGATCAGAAGGCATAAGTTGTTCTGAGAATGACTGAATTATAATTGCAGgacattttatattctcttttttggCCTTGCTAGCCATATCTAGGCTTTTAAAGCATATTTCTAATTTGGACAGTAAATTTGGGGCAAATGATCATAAGTAGTTAAAGTACATATCTAGACGGTAAAAGTTCATAGGAATAATCAGACATAAGGTCAATGTAAGTAGTcaaaggaactagaaaaaaacaatttttttttgagacagagtcttactaagttgcccaggctggccttgaacttgacatcATCCTGGGATTATACGTGTGCACCAACATATCAAGtttgaaaaactttttatttttattttttaacttttaatggtTCATTCTAAGGTACTCTAATACAGAAAATACATTGCTTTGTATTCATCTCAGGCAACTACCTGTCTTAATATAATGGTGaacaataaaattcaaagtttaaTGCAAATGTAGTATATGCTGGAAGATTTGTACATATAAattctcctgggctggggttggggctcagtggtagagcgcttgccttaaatgtgtgaggcactgggttcaattctcagcactgcatataaataaaaaataaaggtgcctcaacaactaaaataaatataaataaataaaattaaaaataaaataaattctcccACATGTATCCCTGTAGTTTTGCAAGTGTGATCCTACTTCATTTAACTGCTCTGACCTTTAGttatattaaaaagttttaagcACTTAATTATTTGAATTGATAACATACTTACAACATTAATAACTACAACACAATGTACAGTGTATTACTTCATCTGCCTGTTTCTCAACAACTACCCCCAGACCCAAAACCCTGCTAAAAGACTTTTTTATCCCcacaagggaaaacaaaaaaaccccaaacacaaTTTAATACAAGTCCCTTTCCTTTTAATGAAAATTAGCTTTCCAGCTAATAATACCTATAGAAATCTTTCTATAACGAGTACGCTACCCTTCCTTGTCTCTACAAAAACAAGAAATTTCAAATTAATGCAAATTGGGGTTCAGTAAATACTTGtagaatgaaaggaaaatatgagAAGTTTCAATacaatgtatcatttttttaaagaggttcTCAACCATCAGAGAATTTTATTACTTACTTTTTAATTACTCTGGAAATATAAAAGGGGAATAAcaagatttttctttctgccttccttccttctatttaggtgcttggggattgaactcagggtctggAGCATGCTAAGCTGTCCCCAGTCCCCATAACAGAGATTTTAAACATCTACTTTTGACTgataatttaaatatctttacTATGTATATTCTGAAACACTGTATCAGTACTTTGTATGCATCACATGTTAAATAAATGTTGACTAAATaatcagaaaggagaaagaagatatCTTCTAGTGAGGGTACTAATTATTGGCAAAATAAaagatgtaagaaaaataaactttttacatCCTTTACTCTTAAAGCACTGCACATGCACTTCTAATTGAGCTCACCCATTTGTTGAAAAAGGAGACAAAGCCATATCCTTTAGACTTTCCTGTTGCCATATCTTTTACCACTCGGGCATCTCTGAAAACAGAAACAACCAGAAGTTTAGGTTTGCAAACTGTCTTctagatataaaatgaaaattttatatacaacTCATTTTCAGGTTTCACCTTCATTAAAGTAAACCTTTAATGTAAATTTACCTTTTAATCTACAAATTTACATGTATTAGCATGTGAGGCTTTATGTTATAAACATGCAAATCAATAActtcttaaatatttgtatatattattcaGAAATTGCCTcccatttcaaaatgttttttaaacttttaaatattagaCATTGTAAAAGTAGCTATTCACATGAATTATTTAACCACTTATAAAGTTTCCAGGCACATTAAATATTGGCTTTCTTTAACCATGCAACTTATAATTTGCTATTTGATACCATATTCTACctaatcataaaaaattaaaatagagaactggaaataaaagaattaaaaagttgTATATTCCTTAAACTaactaaattatttcattttctcggATCAATTTATACCCCCCACTTTGGGGAATGGTAAATTTTGAGAACTTCATAATTTGAGAAATGTTAAATCATTGAAGAAGAATACTAGATAcacttcagttttaaaatatacaagaaGATTTTATACTGAATTTTATAATAGCATTCATATTAAGATTGATTGGAAACTATAagatataaaagcaaaattttaaaaaagtcagaAAGTAAAAAAGCACGCCAACATTTATCCACTGTGAACCGTAGCTTGTAGTTAGCCAGGGCAATTCTGTCCATTCTTCAGAGACACTCTGCAAAATAACCAGAGCCCTATTATTTGAGATTGAGTAAAAACCCAGCCATGATAGCTAAAACTCCATACCTCAAAAAATTGGACTCATATTGTGCTTCACAATCTGCTTTTAATTTAGCCAGGTATGTCACAATGCTTGCTCTCTCAGGACACATGAACAAAACAGGCACTTTTATAACAAAAACCCAAGTCAGAAAGCCATGCAATGTAATTTCATATTAAAGTATACATAAGCATATTTTAGCTCAATATAGAAATTGATTTATTAAGTGTAGTCAAAATGACAAGAAGTGCTGGTGAAAAGGGAAAACTAAAGCAACTCActttacaaaatgtaaaattaacttATTAAATTACCTATATGGTACACTTGCATTTAATTTGGTATGTGATTCACTTCTATACCAAAATATGCTATATTACCCTAAACTCAAGAAACATGAGGAGTTTAAGTTCTGTAAATTAGGGAAGTATTATATTTCTTATACTAAATTTTTAATAGGCCACTGTTTATTATATACCTTCTAGAAAATAAAGCACTGTTAAAGGCTCCCTATTTTAAATACTTATCATGAGAACCCTTCAACATATAGTTATTACTTATCTCttaacaacaaccaccaccaaaaattaaaaaagaaagaaagaaaagtcaggaaaataTGCTGCCAGTTGTCTTTTACGTTTAGGAAAACTAACTCCTTATATAGCCTAAAACTCAGACATTACATAATACCTCAATATAAAACTATAACATTAAAGAAAGGCCTTACCAAGAAAACAACTAATGTACACATCAGTAATTGTGGGACCAAAAGAAAATCTGCAGACTGAAAATATGATGCCAACATATTTAACAAAACGAAATTACTgatccataatttaaaaaatcatgaaactgTTAAAAGGTTATTGAATCTAAActcaccaaattttaaaaataatctttatttaatCCCAAactaaaattctcatttttgGAAAACCTGCTTCAATCAAAATCAAAGCATTTAACAAAACAGCTACTTAATCTATTTGCAATGTTAGAtcaaggtttttctttttaaagcttcaGGAAATATCAGTTTCCAAATATACTCAACTGTTACTTATTTCTCTCTGAAAGGCTTCCCTGAAAAAGCAGTAGCAAAGACCTAGACCAAGGTTCTTAATCCTTTTATGATCCTGTGACTACTCTGAAGATAGGATGACATTTATATTCTCCacaccaaaatgaaaacaaacacaattcTGCAAGGAATTTAGAGAGTCCTTGAGATGCCAAAGGTTAAGGCCCTGCAAGTCTAGATTTTTGAAAGCAAGCTAACCACTACTGAAACCCTTAGACAGACTAAGAGgaactattaagaaattaaaagaaatatgtcaACACTAACAAGAGTCCATTTATAAGCCCTAATCTGTGACTGCCTTAAAAAGTTGGCCATACTAATGAACTATAACTCTTCAAATGAAAACTCCCCAAATTCATCAGCAATGCTACTGGCATTTATTTTGCCGTCTCCTCACCTCCTTATTTCTCTCTTGGTCTGCTCAATACAAACCAAAGCGAGAACTTCCTTTTACTTATTCTTCTATCTGAAACAATACTGAAGCACTAGAAAtcctaaaaaaatttctttccaaattcAACCATTACTCCTTAAAAGGTactataaaaaaattttgctATTCTTATGCTAATATGGCatgcttttcaaaatattaaaattcttctaTGATGAATGCTACCTTGATTGAGATATATATGGGCctaaaatgtataattaatattaaatgcaAGCAAGATAGTGCCTTATAAAATACTATAAAGGCACTATTATtgttaacagttaaaaaagagGGTAAATACTTCGGAGATAAACTTAATAGCTGCTTTTAGATACAAttgttaaaaattctttttgttaaatTACATTAACACAAAATGCATGGTATCATAGAAGTGCCCAAATAATtccttaatcataaatctaagtTACTATAGATTATTATCAAGCCAGCAAGACACCTATATAAGAATCTATAATATGTACAATGCAAATGTCTCTTAAAAACTAATActtaaaatctttgaaaaaatagtTTAAGATAGAGATCAAAGATTTATTaatggaaaaacaattttttgcTCTTAAAGTCTTGAATGGTCTCTAAACAATGTAATATACTATAACTCAAGAGTTAAAAATTAATGTCCCAAATTcacaatagatttatttttattacttttaaattgtttctaactaaaaacattttatttatcttctgcTACTTACGATATTCTTCCAAATGGTGCAAAAGCTGCTTTTATATCTTCAGTTGTAATTTCTGGACTGAGATCACCAACAAAGACATGGAAATGATCTTATAAGGGGATAGAAGgggaagtgaaaagaaaaatagaactttagaatttaaaaaagaccAAAATTTATACAATAAAGCAATCTTAATACAATTTATGGAttataataaagtatttaaaaaaactatccTATCTCTATAAAAAGCCTATCAATTTTAAACATATTACATCGAGGTAACAATATAGGAAAGATTCTTCTAAAAAGACTATGATATAGCTAACTGAAAACTGcagttatatttctatttatagtcAATTATACTGGTCTAAGAGAATAAACTAATAATATATAACAAGCTTCAGTACTGTAAAAATTTAAAGACTTAGTTAACATTCTGAAAggaattatttacttttattcattttaccaCTATATGAAGGCTTTACAAATTAAAACAGTGGTATTAATTTATATAGACTAGATTGGCCTCAGTTAAGACAATTTACTGAAGCTAGCTACATCATATACTTGGTTTAACCATATTTTGTGAAGAACAATCAAAGAAATACCTTGCATTGCAACAGTTTGATGTTAAAGTATTTGACAGTTTTCTCAAAAGCCAACAGTTTTGGTTGCCCAGACATTACACCATTCAGTTTATGTGAATCCATGTGCAAGTGAACTAAGACTGAAGGCAACAGAATGAAAACAGTAATCCCTTCACTTTATATCAGAACCATTAAAAAAGCATTGGAGAGAAATAACCATCCTATATGTGAAACTTTTCTAAAAAAGACAATTCTCAAGAAAcacaaaaaatgcaaaatttttgaatactttaaaatggtcacatatgtataaatatataattttgataaagaatatttggaaagaaaaattaccCCTATGTGGTAGGCCTCAAGCAACATATTGGGTTGCTCTTCCGTAAAGTTTCAGGAGCAACTCAAACACTTGGAAGATCTGTATATGAAGCCCAGGTGACCTCAAGGAAGCAGGGTATCTTGTCTTTTAGTTGGTGAAAGTATTTCTAAAACATCAGCTGCTACCAAGAGAATTCCTTGAACTAGCACCACAGTAGTGGACAAGTCACACTTGGTCAATGCTGGGAGGAAGGGGGAAAATATTGCCAAAGAGACATAACAAAGAGATTACTACCTAATCCCTCCCCCCTCCCATATCAGACAAAAAAAATTCAGGTGGTTAGTGAATACCCTTTCAAgagatttcattttatgtttaagaAGATACAATTACCTTGTGAACGCTGTGTGCTGACAACGGTACTACCTGATGACAAAGATTAGATTTGTTCTTAAATTTATTAACACAAACACATTAAATCATATCTTAGGATAACGATCAAAACATTACTGCAAACATGTACGTTTATATGTTTTACAATAAAACTACTGGgtataacaaaaacaaattttcaaagagTATAAAATATACTTACTGCTTGTATCTTTCTTTTGACTGCTGGGAGTAGTTGCCCAATTCACTTTgacttcctaaaaaaaaaaaaatttctacatttATATTCCATAAAAACAAAGCTCAAAATCAGATTTGTATCTATGAATACATAAGAAAGATATGTCTGAGATGAAGCATTGAACACCAGTTCTggtgaagtgttttttttttttttttttaaatatttttcaagttgtcaatggacatctatctatctatttatttatatgtggtgttgcgaattgaacctagtgcctcatgcaaggcaaatgctccaccactgagccacaaccccagcctctcaagtttttttttttttttaatatttattttttagttatcggtggacacaacatctttgtttgtatgtggtgctgaggatcgaacccgggtcgcacgcatgccaggcgagcgcgctaccgcttgagccacatccccagctcctcaaGTCAAGTTTTAATGCTCATCTTTTGACTTACACTTATGCCAATAACTTTAACAAATCCTAATCTTTATACATTTCTGTTAACAttcaaataacctttttttttaaacaaatagtatCAATGTATGTTTTCCCTTAGTTTCTTCCAAGCTTTagtaattcaaaaatattttagcacTTATGTTCAAGCACCATGATACCAACATAAACACAGGCCTCTCCCCTCTAAAAGCTTTATCCt
The sequence above is a segment of the Marmota flaviventris isolate mMarFla1 chromosome 14, mMarFla1.hap1, whole genome shotgun sequence genome. Coding sequences within it:
- the Tia1 gene encoding cytotoxic granule associated RNA binding protein TIA1 isoform X5; this translates as MEDEMPKTLYVGNLSRDVTEALILQLFSQIGPCKNCKMIMDTAGNDPYCFVEFHEHRHAAAALAAMNGRKIMGKEVKVNWATTPSSQKKDTSNHFHVFVGDLSPEITTEDIKAAFAPFGRISDARVVKDMATGKSKGYGFVSFFNKWDAENAIQQMGGQWLGGRQIRTNWATRKPPAPKSTYESNTKQLSYDEVVNQSSPSNCTVYCGGVTSGLTEQLMRQTFSPFGQIMEIRVFPDKGYSFVRFNSHESAAHAIVSVNGTTIEGHVVKCYWGKETLDMINPVQQQNQIGYPQAYGQWGQWYGNAQQIGQYMPNGWQVPAYGMYGQAWNQQGFKHSLLHLGWDQITEYSHLKDRMAACCLISQRGIEWQGMKPSEKGL
- the Tia1 gene encoding cytotoxic granule associated RNA binding protein TIA1 isoform X4, coding for MEDEMPKTLYVGNLSRDVTEALILQLFSQIGPCKNCKMIMDTAGNDPYCFVEFHEHRHAAAALAAMNGRKIMGKEVKVNWATTPSSQKKDTSSSTVVSTQRSQDHFHVFVGDLSPEITTEDIKAAFAPFGRISDARVVKDMATGKSKGYGFVSFFNKWDAENAIQQMGGQWLGGRQIRTNWATRKPPAPKSTYESNTKQLSYDEVVNQSSPSNCTVYCGGVTSGLTEQLMRQTFSPFGQIMEIRVFPDKGYSFVRFNSHESAAHAIVSVNGTTIEGHVVKCYWGKETLDMINPVQQNQIGYPQAYGQWGQWYGNAQQIGQYMPNGWQVPAYGMYGQAWNQQGFNQTQSSAPWMGPNYGVQPPQGQNGSMLPNQPAGYRVAGYETQ
- the Tia1 gene encoding cytotoxic granule associated RNA binding protein TIA1 isoform X1, producing the protein MEDEMPKTLYVGNLSRDVTEALILQLFSQIGPCKNCKMIMDTAGNDPYCFVEFHEHRHAAAALAAMNGRKIMGKEVKVNWATTPSSQKKDTSSSTVVSTQRSQDHFHVFVGDLSPEITTEDIKAAFAPFGRISDARVVKDMATGKSKGYGFVSFFNKWDAENAIQQMGGQWLGGRQIRTNWATRKPPAPKSTYESNTKQLSYDEVVNQSSPSNCTVYCGGVTSGLTEQLMRQTFSPFGQIMEIRVFPDKGYSFVRFNSHESAAHAIVSVNGTTIEGHVVKCYWGKETLDMINPVQQQNQIGYPQAYGQWGQWYGNAQQIGQYMPNGWQVPAYGMYGQAWNQQGFKHSLLHLGWDQITEYSHLKDRMAACCLISQRGIEWQGMKPSEKGL
- the Tia1 gene encoding cytotoxic granule associated RNA binding protein TIA1 isoform X8 encodes the protein MIMDTAGNDPYCFVEFHEHRHAAAALAAMNGRKIMGKEVKVNWATTPSSQKKDTSSSTVVSTQRSQDHFHVFVGDLSPEITTEDIKAAFAPFGRISDARVVKDMATGKSKGYGFVSFFNKWDAENAIQQMGGQWLGGRQIRTNWATRKPPAPKSTYESNTKQLSYDEVVNQSSPSNCTVYCGGVTSGLTEQLMRQTFSPFGQIMEIRVFPDKGYSFVRFNSHESAAHAIVSVNGTTIEGHVVKCYWGKETLDMINPVQQQNQIGYPQAYGQWGQWYGNAQQIGQYMPNGWQVPAYGMYGQAWNQQGFKHSLLHLGWDQITEYSHLKDRMAACCLISQRGIEWQGMKPSEKGL
- the Tia1 gene encoding cytotoxic granule associated RNA binding protein TIA1 isoform X6 — encoded protein: MEDEMPKTLYVGNLSRDVTEALILQLFSQIGPCKNCKMIMDTAGNDPYCFVEFHEHRHAAAALAAMNGRKIMGKEVKVNWATTPSSQKKDTSNHFHVFVGDLSPEITTEDIKAAFAPFGRISDARVVKDMATGKSKGYGFVSFFNKWDAENAIQQMGGQWLGGRQIRTNWATRKPPAPKSTYESNTKQLSYDEVVNQSSPSNCTVYCGGVTSGLTEQLMRQTFSPFGQIMEIRVFPDKGYSFVRFNSHESAAHAIVSVNGTTIEGHVVKCYWGKETLDMINPVQQQNQIGYPQAYGQWGQWYGNAQQIGQYMPNGWQVPAYGMYGQAWNQQGFNQTQSSAPWMGPNYGVQPPQGQNGSMLPNQPAGYRVAGYETQ
- the Tia1 gene encoding cytotoxic granule associated RNA binding protein TIA1 isoform X2; this translates as MEDEMPKTLYVGNLSRDVTEALILQLFSQIGPCKNCKMIMDTAGNDPYCFVEFHEHRHAAAALAAMNGRKIMGKEVKVNWATTPSSQKKDTSSSTVVSTQRSQDHFHVFVGDLSPEITTEDIKAAFAPFGRISDARVVKDMATGKSKGYGFVSFFNKWDAENAIQQMGGQWLGGRQIRTNWATRKPPAPKSTYESNTKQLSYDEVVNQSSPSNCTVYCGGVTSGLTEQLMRQTFSPFGQIMEIRVFPDKGYSFVRFNSHESAAHAIVSVNGTTIEGHVVKCYWGKETLDMINPVQQNQIGYPQAYGQWGQWYGNAQQIGQYMPNGWQVPAYGMYGQAWNQQGFKHSLLHLGWDQITEYSHLKDRMAACCLISQRGIEWQGMKPSEKGL
- the Tia1 gene encoding cytotoxic granule associated RNA binding protein TIA1 isoform X3: MEDEMPKTLYVGNLSRDVTEALILQLFSQIGPCKNCKMIMDTAGNDPYCFVEFHEHRHAAAALAAMNGRKIMGKEVKVNWATTPSSQKKDTSSSTVVSTQRSQDHFHVFVGDLSPEITTEDIKAAFAPFGRISDARVVKDMATGKSKGYGFVSFFNKWDAENAIQQMGGQWLGGRQIRTNWATRKPPAPKSTYESNTKQLSYDEVVNQSSPSNCTVYCGGVTSGLTEQLMRQTFSPFGQIMEIRVFPDKGYSFVRFNSHESAAHAIVSVNGTTIEGHVVKCYWGKETLDMINPVQQQNQIGYPQAYGQWGQWYGNAQQIGQYMPNGWQVPAYGMYGQAWNQQGFNQTQSSAPWMGPNYGVQPPQGQNGSMLPNQPAGYRVAGYETQ
- the Tia1 gene encoding cytotoxic granule associated RNA binding protein TIA1 isoform X7, with the protein product MEDEMPKTLYVGNLSRDVTEALILQLFSQIGPCKNCKMIMDTAGNDPYCFVEFHEHRHAAAALAAMNGRKIMGKEVKVNWATTPSSQKKDTSNHFHVFVGDLSPEITTEDIKAAFAPFGRISDARVVKDMATGKSKGYGFVSFFNKWDAENAIQQMGGQWLGGRQIRTNWATRKPPAPKSTYESNTKQLSYDEVVNQSSPSNCTVYCGGVTSGLTEQLMRQTFSPFGQIMEIRVFPDKGYSFVRFNSHESAAHAIVSVNGTTIEGHVVKCYWGKETLDMINPVQQNQIGYPQAYGQWGQWYGNAQQIGQYMPNGWQVPAYGMYGQAWNQQGFNQTQSSAPWMGPNYGVQPPQGQNGSMLPNQPAGYRVAGYETQ
- the Tia1 gene encoding cytotoxic granule associated RNA binding protein TIA1 isoform X9, whose product is MEDEMPKTLYVGNLSRDVTEALILQLFSQIGPCKNCKMIMDTAGNDPYCFVEFHEHRHAAAALAAMNGRKIMGKEVKVNWATTPSSQKKDTSSSTVVSTQRSQVLVHLHMDSHKLNGVMSGQPKLLAFEKTVKYFNIKLLQCKIISMSLLVISVQKLQLKI